Proteins encoded within one genomic window of Suricata suricatta isolate VVHF042 chromosome 17, meerkat_22Aug2017_6uvM2_HiC, whole genome shotgun sequence:
- the TIMP2 gene encoding metalloproteinase inhibitor 2 isoform X3, whose translation MIRAKAVSVKEVDSGNDIYGNPIKRIQYEVKQIKMFKGPDKDIEFIYTAPSSAVCGVSLDIGGKKEYLIAGKAEGNGKLHVTLCDFIVPWDTLSTTQKKSLNHRYQMGCECKITRCPMIPCYISSPDECLWMDWVTEKNINGHQARFFACIKRSDGSCAWYRGAAPPKQEFLDIEDP comes from the exons TGATCAGGGCCAAGGCGGTCAGCGTGAAGGAGGTGGACTCCGGGAACGACATCTACGGCAACCCCATCAAGCGGATCCAGTACGAGGTCAAGCAGATCAAG ATGTTCAAAGGACCTGACAAGGACATAGAGTTTATCTACACGGCTCCCTCCTCGGCCGTGTGCGGGGTCTCGCTGGACATCGGAGGGAAGAAGGAATATCTCATTGCAG GAAAGGCCGAGGGGAACGGCAAGCTGCACGTCACCCTCTGTGACTTCATCGTGCCCTGGGACACCCTGAGCACGACCCAGAAGAAGAGCCTGAACCACAGGTACCAGATGGGCTGTGAGTGCAAG ATCACACGCTGCCCCATGATTCCGTGCTACATCTCCTCCCCGGACGAGTGTCTCTGGATGGACTGGGTCACGGAGAAGAACATCAACGGGCACCAGGCCAGGTTCTTCGCCTGCATCAAGAGGAGCGACGGCTCGTGCGCGTGGTACCGCGGTGCGGCGCCCCCCAAGCAGGAGTTCCTCGACATCGAGGACCCGTAA